A region of Thermobifida halotolerans DNA encodes the following proteins:
- a CDS encoding ATP-binding protein translates to MGTTDSQELRTFDAADSHNTPVVDPAEFVGSATDHTVWSCVGNLTAVRSIRARVREFLGRAGCAEVVRDDAELAVSELATNALLHSRSGQSGGVMTLFIRIDAGNVRVAVADQGRKNPEESDVIGREDQNEYGRGKLIVEDCSSRSGEYWTEATHVAWFEIDLS, encoded by the coding sequence ATGGGAACGACCGATTCGCAGGAGCTCCGCACCTTCGACGCGGCCGACTCCCACAACACGCCCGTGGTCGACCCGGCGGAGTTCGTCGGCTCGGCCACCGACCACACGGTGTGGAGCTGTGTCGGCAACCTCACCGCGGTCCGCTCCATCCGAGCCCGGGTCCGCGAGTTCCTCGGCCGTGCGGGATGCGCCGAGGTCGTCCGGGACGACGCCGAACTCGCCGTCAGCGAACTCGCCACCAACGCCCTGCTGCACTCCCGCTCGGGTCAGTCCGGCGGGGTGATGACCCTGTTCATCCGGATCGACGCGGGCAACGTACGCGTGGCAGTGGCCGACCAGGGGCGCAAGAACCCCGAGGAGAGCGACGTGATCGGCCGGGAGGACCAGAACGAGTACGGCCGCGGCAAGCTCATCGTCGAGGACTGCTCCTCCCGCAGTGGCGAGTACTGGACCGAGGCCACCCACGTCGCCTGGTTCGAGATCGACCTCTCCTGA